Proteins from a single region of Bos javanicus breed banteng chromosome 7, ARS-OSU_banteng_1.0, whole genome shotgun sequence:
- the CTXN3 gene encoding cortexin-3, with amino-acid sequence MDGGQPVPSPLLPLGNVSSDSSMSLEQKTTFVFVILLFIFLGILIVRCFRILLDPYRSMPTSTWADGLEGLEKGQFDHALA; translated from the coding sequence ATGGATGGAGGacagccagtcccttctcctctgttgccccttgGGAACGTGTCATCAGATTCTAGCATGTCTCTGGAGCAGAAAACCACAtttgtttttgtgattttgttgtttattttcttgggcatcCTCATCGTCAGGTGCTTCCGGATTCTTTTGGACCCGTATCGGAGCATGCCAACCTCGACCTGGGCTGACGGACTTGAAGGCCTGGAGAAAGGGCAGTTTGACCATGCCCTTGCTTAG